Proteins encoded together in one Candidatus Woesearchaeota archaeon window:
- a CDS encoding tRNA dihydrouridine synthase DusB, giving the protein MLKIGNIRLNKSLILAPLHGVNCNAFRLLCKSHGAGLVYTSMIHDETILGKEKPLDVIEEERPIAVQLVGKDNIAEAASLIEDKADIIDINLGCPDKEVLTKKAGSFLIKHPDQMEKAVSKVVSAVNRPVTAKIRIGWDNKSINAIEVSKILENNNITAIAVHARTAKQGYTGKADWNIIRQVKRAVNIPVIGNGDVFRPKDYQPIIDKTDADAVMIGRGSIGNPQIFENIIRIKQDKPIIRKDSSLAYQYFREFLSYYKKYSPRNIFSEIRQHAMWLVKGIKNGKEIKNSLSECRDINGLKEIFEKRATSSP; this is encoded by the coding sequence ATGCTAAAAATAGGCAATATCAGGCTCAATAAGAGCCTTATCCTTGCGCCTCTCCACGGGGTAAACTGCAATGCATTCAGGCTTCTTTGTAAAAGCCATGGGGCAGGATTAGTTTACACTTCAATGATACATGACGAAACAATCCTAGGGAAAGAAAAGCCATTGGACGTAATAGAAGAAGAAAGGCCTATTGCAGTCCAGCTGGTAGGAAAAGATAATATTGCAGAAGCGGCTTCCTTGATAGAAGATAAAGCAGACATAATTGATATAAATCTCGGCTGTCCTGACAAGGAAGTTTTAACAAAAAAAGCAGGCTCTTTTCTCATAAAGCATCCCGACCAGATGGAAAAGGCAGTAAGTAAGGTCGTCTCTGCAGTAAACAGGCCTGTTACAGCCAAAATTCGCATAGGCTGGGATAATAAATCAATAAATGCAATAGAAGTCTCAAAAATACTGGAAAATAACAATATCACAGCCATAGCAGTGCATGCCAGGACAGCAAAGCAGGGCTACACAGGAAAAGCTGACTGGAACATTATAAGGCAGGTTAAGCGGGCTGTAAATATCCCTGTAATCGGCAACGGTGATGTATTCAGGCCAAAAGACTATCAACCTATAATAGATAAAACAGATGCAGACGCAGTAATGATTGGCAGGGGCTCTATAGGAAATCCCCAGATTTTCGAGAATATAATAAGGATAAAGCAGGATAAGCCCATAATAAGAAAAGACAGCAGCCTGGCATATCAGTATTTCAGGGAATTCTTATCATATTACAAAAAATACTCCCCAAGAAACATATTTTCAGAGATAAGGCAGCACGCCATGTGGCTTGTAAAAGGCATTAAAAACGGAAAAGAGATTAAAAATTCTCTTTCTGAATGCCGTGATATTAATGGATTAAAAGAAATATTTGAAAAAAGAGCTACTTCTTCTCCTTAG